A genomic stretch from Candidatus Latescibacterota bacterium includes:
- a CDS encoding phosphoenolpyruvate carboxykinase (ATP) — MTFQEKLAALLKERGQAVHHNIPRAKLIRAALDNHEAVAAACGALVTWTPPESTGRSPKDTMVVRRPESEASIDWSAANNIPLDPETMDMVLEDALAAFKRLPRVYAVDRLVGADPAYTLPVNMVSSHALHSVFADNMFRPWDEKAVSQSIFKERPFTLIALPYEKLDPKRYEGRLRVDPKLGHTSTMLVAMDFDRRIGVVYGSAYCGSCKKLIFTVMNYVLPPEGILPLHCSANEGPKGDSALLLGLSGTGKTTLSADPTRALLGDDEHGWSDTGIANFENGCYAKLIDLNPAKEPEIYKACFHQAEPEQHGAVIENTMMWPDGSFDLYDDRLTPNSRGSYPLSYLSNIKPSSMAGHPKTILFLTADANGVIPPVSKLTREQAMLWFLMGYTSKLAGTETGIVDPVSTFSRFFGAPFMPRNPDDYASMLGKKMDEHGTSVFLVNTGWSGGAYGEGHRMDLPLTRRMVNAALAGELDGVDYDADPVFKVLVPKTCPGVEDTAMLKPVNTWKDKQAFTARAQKLAGEFAAHFDKAYGDKGIDPAVAAACPGK; from the coding sequence ATGACATTCCAGGAGAAGCTCGCCGCTTTGCTCAAGGAGCGCGGCCAGGCCGTCCACCACAACATCCCCCGGGCCAAGCTGATCCGGGCCGCTCTCGACAACCACGAGGCCGTGGCCGCCGCCTGCGGCGCGCTCGTCACCTGGACGCCCCCCGAGTCCACGGGCCGCAGCCCCAAGGACACCATGGTGGTGCGCCGTCCCGAGAGCGAGGCGAGCATCGACTGGAGCGCGGCGAACAACATCCCGCTGGATCCGGAGACCATGGACATGGTCCTCGAGGACGCGCTCGCCGCCTTCAAGCGCCTGCCCCGCGTCTACGCGGTGGACCGCCTGGTGGGCGCCGACCCGGCCTACACGCTGCCCGTCAACATGGTGAGCAGCCACGCGCTGCACTCGGTCTTCGCCGACAACATGTTCCGCCCCTGGGACGAGAAGGCCGTGTCCCAGAGCATCTTCAAGGAGCGCCCCTTCACGCTGATCGCGCTGCCCTACGAGAAGCTCGATCCCAAGCGCTACGAGGGCCGCCTGCGCGTGGACCCGAAGCTCGGCCACACCAGCACCATGCTGGTCGCCATGGACTTCGACCGCCGCATCGGCGTGGTCTACGGCTCGGCCTACTGCGGCAGCTGCAAGAAGCTCATCTTCACGGTGATGAACTACGTCCTGCCGCCCGAGGGCATCCTGCCGCTGCACTGCAGCGCCAACGAGGGGCCGAAGGGGGACAGCGCGCTGCTGCTCGGCCTGTCCGGCACCGGCAAGACCACCCTCTCGGCCGACCCAACCCGCGCCCTGCTGGGCGACGACGAGCACGGCTGGAGCGACACCGGCATCGCCAACTTCGAGAACGGCTGCTACGCCAAGCTGATCGATCTCAACCCGGCCAAGGAGCCCGAGATCTACAAGGCCTGCTTCCACCAGGCCGAGCCAGAGCAACATGGGGCTGTAATCGAGAACACCATGATGTGGCCCGACGGCAGCTTCGATCTCTACGACGACCGCCTCACGCCCAACAGCCGCGGCAGCTACCCGCTCTCCTACCTGAGCAACATCAAGCCCAGCTCGATGGCGGGACATCCGAAGACCATCCTCTTCCTCACGGCCGACGCCAACGGCGTCATCCCGCCGGTGAGCAAGCTCACCCGCGAGCAGGCCATGCTCTGGTTCCTCATGGGCTACACCAGCAAGCTGGCCGGCACCGAGACCGGCATCGTCGACCCCGTGAGCACCTTCTCGCGCTTCTTCGGCGCGCCCTTCATGCCCCGCAACCCGGACGACTACGCGTCCATGCTGGGCAAGAAGATGGACGAGCACGGCACCAGCGTCTTCCTGGTGAACACCGGCTGGTCGGGCGGCGCCTACGGCGAGGGGCACCGCATGGACCTGCCCCTGACCCGCCGCATGGTCAACGCCGCGCTGGCGGGCGAGCTGGACGGCGTGGACTACGACGCGGATCCCGTCTTCAAGGTGCTCGTGCCGAAGACCTGCCCCGGCGTCGAGGACACCGCCATGCTCAAGCCCGTGAACACCTGGAAGGACAAGCAGGCCTTCACGGCTCGCGCGCAGAAGCTGGCGGGCGAGTTCGCCGCCCACTTCGACAAGGCCTACGGGGACAAGGGCATCGACCCGGCCGTCGCCGCGGCCTGCCCCGGGAAGTAG